Genomic segment of Pseudomonas sp. CCI4.2:
GTGACTGGCGCTACGGCGATTCACCCTGGCTACGGGTTCTTGGCAGAAAACGCCGATTTCGCCGAACAGGTGGAAAAATCCGGTTTTGCATTCATTGGCCCAACCGCCGACACCATTCGCCTGATGGGCGACAAGGTTTCTGCCAAGGACGCCATGAAGCGCGCAGGCGTGCCGACAGTTCCGGGCTCCGACGGCCCATTGCCGGAAGACGAAGAAACCGCCTTGCACATCGGCCGTCAGGTCGGTTATCCCGTGATCATCAAAGCCGCCGGCGGCGGTGGTGGTCGCGGCATGCGTGAAGTGCATCGCGAAGAAGACTTGATCGAAGCAGCCAAGCAGACCCGCGCAGAAGCAGCTGCCTGGTTCAGCAACCCAATGGTCTATCTGGAAAAATTCCTGACCAACCCACGTCACGTGGAAGTTCAGGTGTTGTCCGATGGCCAGGGTCATGCGATCCACCTGGGCGACCGTGATTGCTCGCTGCAACGTCGTCACCAGAAGGTACTGGAAGAAGCGCCAGCACCGGGCATCGACGAAAAAGCACGAGAAGAAGTGTTCGCTCGCTGCGTCAAAGCTTGCATCGACATCGGCTACCGTGGCGCCGGAACCTTCGAGTTCCTGTACGAGAACGGCAACTTCTACTTCATCGAGATGAACACTCGCGTTCAAGTAGAACACCCGGTATCGGAGATGGTCACCGGGATCGACATCGTTAAGGAGATGCTCAGCATCGCCGCCGGTAACAAACTGTCGTACACCCAGGATGACGTTGTCATTCGCGGGCATGCGATTGAATGCCGGATCAACGCTGAAGACCCAAAAACCTTCCTGCCAAGCCCTGGCATGGTCAAGCATTTCCATGCGCCGGGCGGTAATGGCGTACGGGTCGACTCGCACCTTTACAGTGGCTACAAGGTTCCGCCTAACTACGATTCGTTGATCGGCAAACTGATCACATGGGGCGCAACCCGCGACGAA
This window contains:
- the accC gene encoding acetyl-CoA carboxylase biotin carboxylase subunit, with product MLKPAKLEKVLIANRGEIALRILRACKEMGIKTVAVYSTADKDLMHLGLADESVCIGPAPANLSYLHIPAIIAAAEVTGATAIHPGYGFLAENADFAEQVEKSGFAFIGPTADTIRLMGDKVSAKDAMKRAGVPTVPGSDGPLPEDEETALHIGRQVGYPVIIKAAGGGGGRGMREVHREEDLIEAAKQTRAEAAAWFSNPMVYLEKFLTNPRHVEVQVLSDGQGHAIHLGDRDCSLQRRHQKVLEEAPAPGIDEKAREEVFARCVKACIDIGYRGAGTFEFLYENGNFYFIEMNTRVQVEHPVSEMVTGIDIVKEMLSIAAGNKLSYTQDDVVIRGHAIECRINAEDPKTFLPSPGMVKHFHAPGGNGVRVDSHLYSGYKVPPNYDSLIGKLITWGATRDEAMARMRNALDEIVVDGIKTNIPLHRDLTRDEGFCEGGVNIHYLEHKLANE